One genomic window of Monodelphis domestica isolate mMonDom1 chromosome 1, mMonDom1.pri, whole genome shotgun sequence includes the following:
- the FOXF1 gene encoding forkhead box protein F1 translates to MTAEVKQAPFSQPPPLPPSSSSSSSSSSSSSSSSSSSSSAAQSSGGSGGGGSSHPMSSVPEKAQQHGGHSSGGGGGGGGSAMDPASSTTSKAKKTNAGIRRPEKPPYSYIALIVMAIQSSPTKRLTLSEIYQFLQSRFPFFRGSYQGWKNSVRHNLSLNECFIKLPKGLGRPGKGHYWTIDPASEFMFEEGSFRRRPRGFRRKCQALKPMYSMMNGLGFNHLPDTYSFQGSAGAISCPPNSLALEGGIGMMNGHLPGNVDGLGLPGHSVPHLPANGGHSYMGSCAGSAGAEYPHPEGSVSASPLLASGGVMEPHSVYSGSASAWPPSASAAALNSGASYIKQQPLSPCNPAANPLSSSLPTHSLEQPYLHQNSHNPAELQGIPRYHSQSPSMCDRKEFVFSFNAMASSSMHSASSGSYYHQQVTYQDIKPCVM, encoded by the exons ATGACGGCAGAGGTGAAGCAGGCTCCCTTCTCGCagccccctcctcttcctccctcctcctcctcctcctcctcctcctcctcctcctcctcctcctcctcctcctcctcctcctccgcagCGCAGagcagcggcggcagcggcggcggcggcagcagccaCCCGATGTCCTCAGTCCCAGAGAAGGCGCAGCAACACGGCGGCCACAGCAGCGGCGGCGGAGGCGGCGGCGGTGGCTCAGCCATGGACCCCGCCTCGTCCACCACCTCAAAGGCCAAGAAGACGAACGCGGGGATCCGGCGGCCGGAGAAGCCGCCCTACTCCTACATCGCACTCATCGTCATGGCTATCCAGAGCTCGCCCACCAAGCGGCTGACGCTCAGCGAAATCTACCAGTTCCTCCAAAGCCGCTTTCCCTTCTTCCGAGGTTCCTATCAGGGCTGGAAGAACTCAGTGCGCCACAACCTCTCGCTTAACGAGTGTTTCATCAAGCTGCCCAAGGGACTGGGCCGCCCGGGCAAGGGCCACTACTGGACCATCGATCCAGCCAGCGAGTTCATGTTCGAGGAGGGCTCCTTTCGCCGGCGGCCCCGCGGCTTCCGAAGGAAGTGCCAGGCGCTCAAGCCCATGTACAGCATGATGAACGGGCTAGGCTTCAACCACCTCCCCGACACCTACAGCTTCCAGGGCTCAGCTGGGGCCATCTCCTGCCCTCCCAACAGCCTGGCCCTGGAAGGCGGCATCGGCATGATGAACGGCCACTTGCCGGGCAACGTGGACGGCCTGGGCCTGCCGGGCCACTCGGTGCCCCACCTGCCCGCCAACGGCGGTCACTCCTACATGGGCAGCTGCGCCGGCTCGGCTGGCGCCGAATACCCGCATCCCGAGGGTTCCGTGTCCGCCTCCCCGCTGCTGGCCAGCGGCGGGGTCATGGAACCTCACTCTGTGTACTCGGGCTCCGCCTCCGCTTGGCCGCCCTCGGCCTCCGCAGCGGCGCTCAACAGCGGTGCCTCCTACATTAAGCAGCAGCCCTTGTCCCCCTGCAACCCCGCCGCCAATCCCCTGTCGTCCAGCCTCCCCACGCACTCCCTGGAGCAGCCCTATCTGCACCAGAACAGCCACAACCCTGCCGAGCTACAAG gaATCCCCCGGTATCACTCTCAGTCTCCAAGCATGTGTGATCGAAAGGAGTTCGTCTTTTCTTTCAACGCTATGGCCTCCTCCTCGATGCATTCAGCGAGTAGCGGGTCTTATTATCATCAACAAGTGACCTACCAGGACATCAAGCCCTGTGTTATGTGA